A window of the Microplitis mediator isolate UGA2020A chromosome 5, iyMicMedi2.1, whole genome shotgun sequence genome harbors these coding sequences:
- the LOC130669099 gene encoding probable serine/threonine-protein kinase DDB_G0283337, translating to MQVNWANWRQPNGNTCNYNYNFPSQSLHSHCNCIAVGYPNLTSTWLAQLFKVQQNIIANYQVHFNHGLIGSSSSSSPSPSQQNNPRTRVNSPLINQTNFKNTSNEPEPVIIQEIPSKITSDKNNQTETMDPKKFVVETRFNAFAVNFKNVNGISEDQVREIFSVYGKIKRIAQTGDNYGLCFVNYENEDDAVQSVLGVKNHPDIRLREARFTTDRSKKQTDNSSFSNFNGNNGNSNTSNGFNTNTYNNYSNESASKSIEPIVDEKLSKSDEWPTETKIEQESVVLSRDNDPSKNEQRNIPMSYDTQPLPAATESSETSNNLEKVTEEDQRSNASAKSQVQIPELVAKISKLSKGSSSSLENESTFPKMPIEKMAQEILVANIEEGVNIHAILQLLEKYQPFAATDIQKYVPSNLRYCYVYFTSQQRAQAVESEFNNCVLMDKKLLVVRANNLVNVYA from the coding sequence atgcagGTGAATTGGGCAAATTGGCGGCAGCCTAACGGCAACACTtgtaattacaattacaacTTTCCGTCACAGTCACTTCATTCTCATTGTAACTGTATCGCTGTAGGTTATCCCAATCTCACTTCCACGTGGCTCGCACAATTATTCAAAGTCCAACAAAACATCATAGCAAATTATCAGGTTCATTTCAATCACGGCCTAATTGGctcatcatcgtcatcatcaccatcaccaTCGCAGCAAAATAATCCAAGAACCCGAGTTAATTCACCATTAATTAACCAGACAAACTTTAAAAACACCAGCAACGAACCTGAGCCGGTCATCATCCAAGAAATTCCAAGTAAGATAActagtgataaaaataatcagacCGAGACAATGGATCCTAAAAAATTCGTAGTCGAGACGCGATTTAATGCATTtgctgttaattttaaaaacgttAATGGAATCAGCGAAGATCAAGTGCGTGAAATATTTTCtgtttacggtaaaataaaaCGAATTGCGCAAACAGGTGACAATTATGGTCtttgttttgttaattatgaaaatgaaGATGATGCTGTTCAATCTGTCCTCGGTGTTAAAAATCATCCTGATATTAGATTACGGGAAGCCAGATTTACAACAGATCGTTCTAAAAAACAAACTGATAATTCATCATTCAGTAATTTTAATGGAAACAACGGCAATTCAAATACCAGTAACGGATTCAACACCAAcacttacaataattattcaaatgaaaGTGCAAGTAAATCAATTGAACCGAttgttgatgaaaaattatctaaatcaGATGAATGGCCAACAGAAACTAAAATTGAACAGGAATCAGTTGTCCTGTCACGTGACAACGATCCAAGCAAAAATGAACAAAGAAACATTCCGATGTCATATGATACTCAACCTTTACCAGCCGCAACGGAATCAAGTGaaacttcaaataatttgGAAAAAGTAACCGAAGAAGACCAGCGTTCAAATGCTTCAGCTAAATCTCAAGTACAAATCCCTGAATTGGTGgcgaaaatatcaaaattatcaaaaggTAGCAGCAGTTCCTTGGAGAATGAGTCCACGTTCCCCAAGATGCCGATTGAGAAAATGGCACAGGAGATTTTGGTGGCCAACATTGAAGAGGGGGTCAACATTCATGCTATTTTGCAATTATTGGAAAAGTATCAACCGTTTGCAGCAActgatattcaaaaatatgtaccaAGTAATTTGCGTTACTGTTATGTTTATTTCACTTCACAGCAACGGGCTCAAGCTGTTGAATCCGAGTTCAATAACTGCGTTCTTATGGACAAAAAATTACTGGTTGTCAGAGCTAACAACTTGGTAAATGTTTATGCttag
- the LOC130669101 gene encoding uncharacterized protein LOC130669101 isoform X2, whose product MKSALFLLLISIVAVTAQRRLALPDPRSCANRVRHASYRDARGVAHSYFFSWEHQPTRSLEVDWLDSRNICRRHCMDAVSLETPQENEFIKQRIARGNIRYIWTSGRKCNFNGCDRPDLQPQNINGWFWSGSGAKIGPTTQRNTGDWSNTGGYGQAQPDNREAAQGNDESCLAILNNFYNDGVKWHDVACHHLKPFVCEDSDELLNFVASRNPGIRL is encoded by the exons atgaaatcagcattatttttactattaatcAGCATCGTTGCTGTAACAGCGCAAAGAAGACTTGCGTTACCTGATCCAAGAAGCTGTGCGAATC gaGTACGTCATGCATCATACAGAGATGCAAGAGGTGTAGCTCATTCATACTTCTTCAGTTGGGAACATCAACCAACAAGAAGTTTAGAAGTTGATTGGTTGGATTCACGTAATATTTGCCGTCGTCATTGTATGGATGCAGTATCATTAGAAACACCGCaagaaaatgaatttattaagcaAAGAATTGCACGAg GCAACATAAGATACATCTGGACATCAGGACGTAAATGTAATTTCAATGGTTGTGACAGACCAGATCTCCAACCTCAGAACATTAACGGATGGTTCTGGTCAGGATCTGGAGCTAAGATTGGACCAACAACTCAGCGTAATACCGGTGACTGGAGTAATACTGGTGGATATGGTCAAGCTCAACCAGATAATCGTGAAGCCGCtcag GGTAACGACGAGTCATGTCTAGCCATTCTAAACAACTTCTACAACGACGGTGTCAAGTGGCATGACGTTGCCTGTCATCATCTCAAACCATTTGTTTGTGAAGACAGCGATGAACTTCTCAACTTCGTAGCATCTCGAAACCCCGGAATTCgtctttga
- the LOC130669101 gene encoding uncharacterized protein LOC130669101 isoform X1, producing MKSALFLLLISIVAVTAQRRLALPDPRSCANRVRHASYRDARGVAHSYFFSWEHQPTRSLEVDWLDSRNICRRHCMDAVSLETPQENEFIKQRIARAGNIRYIWTSGRKCNFNGCDRPDLQPQNINGWFWSGSGAKIGPTTQRNTGDWSNTGGYGQAQPDNREAAQGNDESCLAILNNFYNDGVKWHDVACHHLKPFVCEDSDELLNFVASRNPGIRL from the exons atgaaatcagcattatttttactattaatcAGCATCGTTGCTGTAACAGCGCAAAGAAGACTTGCGTTACCTGATCCAAGAAGCTGTGCGAATC gaGTACGTCATGCATCATACAGAGATGCAAGAGGTGTAGCTCATTCATACTTCTTCAGTTGGGAACATCAACCAACAAGAAGTTTAGAAGTTGATTGGTTGGATTCACGTAATATTTGCCGTCGTCATTGTATGGATGCAGTATCATTAGAAACACCGCaagaaaatgaatttattaagcaAAGAATTGCACGAg CAGGCAACATAAGATACATCTGGACATCAGGACGTAAATGTAATTTCAATGGTTGTGACAGACCAGATCTCCAACCTCAGAACATTAACGGATGGTTCTGGTCAGGATCTGGAGCTAAGATTGGACCAACAACTCAGCGTAATACCGGTGACTGGAGTAATACTGGTGGATATGGTCAAGCTCAACCAGATAATCGTGAAGCCGCtcag GGTAACGACGAGTCATGTCTAGCCATTCTAAACAACTTCTACAACGACGGTGTCAAGTGGCATGACGTTGCCTGTCATCATCTCAAACCATTTGTTTGTGAAGACAGCGATGAACTTCTCAACTTCGTAGCATCTCGAAACCCCGGAATTCgtctttga